The following coding sequences are from one Haploplasma axanthum window:
- a CDS encoding DUF948 domain-containing protein — MGNEQTETYEDIYEPLKAYKNIYKDKNYKLSQEYFENLVNESGVNAGENKILNDKIKKKTKEANNLKSEINKKNVLKFIVWFFIILSVVAVIYGIAQIVNKNTDIVSILMIAIGIPALIILIYILRKKINPKLKELTDSHQDLTKKINELIQEAYQQLEALNKLFTETMSLELFKKTIPNINMDLVFDSRRLDYLVNKFGFYDQEDINRSALFVQSGDIKGNPFYLGKELVHKLGEKAYTGAITIHWTTTSRVNGKTVTNHHSQTLTETIYRPCPYYNRETYLVYGNEAAPDLIFSRTDSDAENMTQKQIDKTVDREIKRISKKSEKSISKGGGFTVLGNSEFEVLFRATNRNNEAQFRLLFTPLAQQQLLEIMKDKELGYGDNFNFIKHKMINAVFPEHLNDFEIRPNPNIFRGYDLEAMKLNFLNFQTEYFRKVYFTFAPILSIPLYQQHMPHEYIYKDLYDSYVSFYEHESVVNKMNAEEFKHPLSQTPNILKTKIIKSNDYKDVIEVTSYGYETVPRVDFFTKMGGDGRLHTIPVHWTEYIAVSRNTEVLINVPEEEKELTYQERFRKIIENAEKQGIDPKEMQKIGLYLAYILKK, encoded by the coding sequence ATGGGGAACGAACAAACAGAAACATATGAAGATATTTATGAACCATTAAAAGCATATAAAAATATTTATAAAGATAAGAACTACAAGTTATCTCAAGAGTATTTTGAAAACCTAGTGAATGAATCTGGTGTTAATGCAGGTGAAAACAAAATATTAAACGATAAGATTAAGAAAAAAACAAAAGAAGCAAATAATTTAAAGTCTGAAATTAATAAAAAAAATGTTCTTAAATTTATTGTTTGGTTTTTTATTATTTTATCAGTAGTGGCAGTTATTTATGGTATAGCACAAATTGTTAATAAAAATACGGATATCGTTTCAATATTAATGATTGCTATTGGAATACCAGCATTAATAATCTTGATTTATATATTAAGAAAAAAGATTAATCCTAAATTAAAAGAACTTACTGATAGTCATCAAGATTTAACAAAAAAGATTAATGAATTAATTCAAGAAGCATATCAACAATTAGAAGCACTAAATAAACTATTTACGGAAACAATGAGTTTAGAATTATTTAAGAAAACAATTCCCAATATAAACATGGATTTAGTTTTTGATAGTAGAAGACTAGATTATTTAGTTAATAAATTTGGGTTTTATGATCAAGAAGATATTAATAGATCAGCGTTATTTGTTCAATCTGGAGATATTAAAGGAAATCCTTTCTATTTAGGAAAAGAACTTGTTCATAAACTAGGCGAAAAAGCATATACAGGTGCAATTACAATCCATTGGACAACAACTTCTCGAGTTAATGGTAAAACTGTTACAAATCATCACTCACAAACATTAACTGAAACAATATATCGACCATGTCCTTATTATAATAGGGAAACTTATTTAGTTTATGGTAATGAGGCTGCACCTGATCTGATATTTAGTAGAACTGATTCAGATGCTGAAAATATGACTCAAAAGCAAATTGATAAAACAGTTGATAGAGAAATAAAAAGAATAAGTAAGAAATCTGAAAAAAGTATTTCAAAAGGTGGAGGATTTACCGTTTTAGGTAATTCAGAATTTGAAGTTTTATTTAGAGCAACAAACAGAAATAACGAAGCACAATTTAGATTATTGTTTACTCCTCTTGCTCAGCAACAATTATTAGAAATTATGAAAGATAAAGAATTAGGATATGGAGATAATTTTAATTTTATTAAACATAAGATGATTAATGCTGTATTCCCTGAACATTTAAATGATTTTGAGATTAGACCTAATCCAAATATCTTTAGAGGATATGATTTAGAAGCAATGAAATTAAATTTTTTAAATTTCCAAACAGAATATTTTAGAAAAGTTTATTTTACATTTGCTCCAATACTATCAATACCTCTTTATCAACAACATATGCCACATGAGTATATATATAAAGATTTATATGATAGTTATGTAAGTTTTTATGAACATGAATCAGTTGTTAATAAGATGAATGCTGAAGAATTTAAACATCCATTATCACAAACACCTAATATTCTAAAAACAAAAATAATTAAAAGTAATGACTATAAAGATGTTATTGAAGTAACTTCATATGGATATGAAACTGTTCCAAGAGTAGATTTTTTCACTAAAATGGGTGGAGATGGGAGATTACATACAATTCCTGTTCATTGGACTGAATATATTGCAGTATCAAGAAATACAGAGGTTTTAATAAATGTTCCAGAAGAAGAAAAAGAATTAACTTACCAAGAACGTTTTAGAAAAATTATTGAGAATGCAGAAAAACAAGGTATAGATCCAAAAGAAATGCAAAAAATCGGCTTATATTTAGCATATATATTAAAAAAGTAA
- a CDS encoding LemA family protein has product MANELDELTGPVNKDGRDVNVIAKQIPVKVGTGSLIFEIVLWIFIIPGIIFQIKKVSARNYFKSLQQKIQHNASQIDNYLEQRVQILQNVVGIVEKSVDLDKDVMKSVAQFRGGINPTEETRNEVAGQLDSAMSNVRIAFEAYPELKAHRALADAMQQNSYLQKEITAAREVYNDTILKWNQDIFAWPTKMIVAAKEGYTSRIPFAASEETKQQARAKFF; this is encoded by the coding sequence ATGGCAAACGAATTAGATGAATTAACAGGTCCAGTTAATAAGGACGGAAGAGATGTAAATGTTATTGCAAAGCAAATCCCAGTGAAGGTTGGTACTGGATCGCTTATTTTTGAAATTGTTTTATGGATATTTATTATTCCTGGAATTATTTTCCAAATTAAAAAAGTAAGTGCAAGAAACTATTTCAAATCATTACAACAAAAAATTCAACATAATGCATCACAAATTGATAACTACTTAGAACAAAGAGTTCAAATCTTACAAAACGTTGTAGGTATTGTTGAAAAATCAGTAGATTTAGATAAAGATGTTATGAAATCAGTAGCACAATTTAGAGGTGGAATTAATCCAACTGAAGAAACAAGAAATGAAGTTGCAGGACAATTAGATTCAGCAATGAGTAATGTTAGAATTGCTTTTGAAGCATATCCAGAATTAAAAGCACACCGTGCACTAGCTGATGCAATGCAACAAAACAGTTACTTACAAAAAGAAATTACTGCAGCACGTGAAGTTTATAATGATACTATTTTAAAATGGAATCAAGATATCTTTGCATGGCCAACTAAAATGATAGTTGCTGCTAAAGAAGGATATACTTCAAGAATTCCTTTTGCTGCAAGCGAAGAAACAAAACAACAAGCAAGAGCTAAGTTTTTTTAA
- the uvrB gene encoding excinuclease ABC subunit UvrB yields the protein MFKLVSPYKPSGDQPQAIEKLTKNFNDGLKEQILLGATGTGKTFTIANIIEKMGKKTLVLAHNKTLAGQLYGELKEMFPDNRVEYFISYYDYYQPEAYVVSSDTYIEKDSSINDEIDELRHSATASLLQRDDVIVVASVSCIYGIGDPDDYKNSVIFVRVGDDYGRNYFINKLVELTYVRNDIDFQRGTFRVRGDIVEVIPVNERSEGVRVSFFGDEIETIAKFDVLTGKTIEQVTFVSIYPATHFMTNPDKIKETIRRIREELEERVKYFRSNDKLLEAQRIEMRTKYDLEMLEEIGTCSGVENYSRHLSLRGEGETPATLIDFFGDDYLLIIDESHVTVPQVRGMYFGDRSRKENLVNYGFRLPSALDNRPLQFDEFEKKKSNVIYLSATPGPYELEKHLPVVEQIIRPTYLLDPEIEIRPSSNQMDDLYFEIKKRAENNERVLVTTLTIRMSEELTSYFKQLGLKVAYLHSEIKSLERIAILRDLRLGKYDCLIGINLLREGLDLPEVSLVAILDADKQGFLRSERSLIQTIGRAARNQNGHVIMYADTISSAMEYAINETNRRRKIQTEYNEKNHTKPITVSKTIKDNISIKEEIIEKYTEDKKVKLTKKEKAFMIDDLEKQMRDAAKNLDFEKAAELRDLIFELRSE from the coding sequence ATGTTTAAATTAGTATCTCCCTATAAACCTAGTGGTGATCAACCACAGGCAATAGAAAAATTAACTAAAAATTTTAATGATGGCTTAAAGGAGCAGATATTACTGGGTGCTACAGGTACTGGTAAGACCTTTACAATAGCTAATATTATAGAGAAAATGGGTAAGAAAACATTAGTTTTAGCCCACAATAAAACCCTTGCTGGTCAGTTATACGGCGAACTCAAGGAGATGTTCCCTGATAATAGAGTGGAATATTTCATCTCATACTATGATTATTATCAACCTGAAGCGTATGTAGTCTCTAGTGACACATATATTGAAAAAGATTCATCAATTAATGATGAAATAGATGAATTAAGACATAGTGCAACCGCATCTCTTCTTCAAAGAGATGATGTTATTGTTGTTGCATCAGTATCTTGTATTTATGGTATTGGGGATCCTGATGACTATAAAAACTCTGTTATTTTTGTTAGAGTTGGTGATGATTACGGTAGAAATTATTTTATTAATAAGCTTGTAGAACTTACATATGTTAGAAATGACATAGATTTTCAAAGAGGTACTTTTAGAGTACGTGGTGATATAGTTGAAGTTATTCCGGTTAATGAAAGAAGTGAAGGAGTTAGAGTTTCATTCTTTGGTGATGAAATTGAAACTATTGCTAAGTTTGATGTTTTAACAGGAAAAACAATAGAACAAGTAACATTTGTTTCAATTTATCCAGCAACTCACTTTATGACTAATCCTGATAAAATTAAAGAAACAATTAGAAGAATTAGAGAAGAACTAGAAGAAAGAGTTAAATATTTTAGATCAAATGATAAACTTTTAGAAGCACAACGTATTGAAATGCGAACTAAATATGATTTAGAGATGTTAGAAGAGATAGGAACATGTAGTGGTGTTGAAAACTATTCAAGACATTTATCACTTCGTGGTGAAGGAGAAACACCAGCAACACTAATCGATTTCTTTGGAGATGATTATTTATTAATTATTGATGAATCTCATGTTACAGTTCCACAAGTAAGAGGAATGTATTTTGGAGATAGATCAAGAAAAGAAAACTTAGTAAATTATGGATTTAGATTACCAAGTGCACTTGATAATAGACCTTTACAATTTGATGAATTTGAGAAAAAGAAATCAAATGTAATTTATTTATCAGCAACACCTGGTCCATATGAGTTAGAAAAACATCTTCCAGTTGTTGAACAAATTATTAGACCAACATATTTATTAGACCCAGAAATTGAAATTAGACCAAGTAGTAATCAAATGGATGATTTATATTTTGAAATTAAGAAACGTGCTGAAAATAATGAACGTGTTTTAGTAACAACTCTAACAATTAGAATGAGTGAAGAATTAACAAGTTATTTCAAGCAATTGGGATTAAAAGTTGCGTATCTACATAGTGAAATTAAATCATTAGAAAGAATTGCTATTCTGCGTGATTTAAGATTAGGTAAATATGATTGCTTAATAGGGATTAACTTATTAAGAGAAGGTCTAGATTTACCTGAGGTTTCACTTGTTGCTATATTAGATGCTGATAAGCAAGGTTTCTTAAGAAGTGAGCGAAGTTTAATTCAAACAATCGGACGTGCGGCTAGAAATCAAAATGGGCATGTAATAATGTATGCTGATACAATCTCATCAGCAATGGAATATGCAATTAATGAAACTAATCGTAGAAGAAAGATTCAAACAGAATACAATGAAAAGAATCATACTAAACCAATAACGGTAAGTAAGACTATTAAAGATAATATTTCAATTAAAGAAGAAATTATTGAAAAATATACTGAAGATAAAAAAGTTAAATTAACTAAGAAAGAAAAAGCATTCATGATTGATGATCTTGAAAAACAAATGCGTGATGCTGCTAAAAATCTTGACTTTGAAAAAGCTGCAGAACTTAGAGATTTAATTTTTGAACTTAGGAGCGAATAA
- a CDS encoding GDSL-type esterase/lipase family protein, translating into MLEAVMKSDYVRSVKLFEQEKISERSIVLLGDSIIKYWPFDKFYSNLNIINRGIPGDTSLGVLQRLEQIIKIKPSVVIISVGSNDLVRLDSNINDIAKRIIDIKHTLEREVEDLSAYVVSITPVLRDHVVTNKAYMQTRTNEMINAINNELKNFIEVIDVSSALKDESGSLKLEYTTDGLHLTNQGYQVYSRIISESVKELKYKGDKKNEE; encoded by the coding sequence ATGTTAGAAGCAGTTATGAAATCTGATTATGTAAGAAGTGTTAAACTCTTTGAACAAGAAAAAATCAGTGAAAGAAGTATTGTATTATTAGGAGATTCAATAATCAAGTATTGGCCTTTTGATAAGTTCTATTCAAACTTAAATATTATTAATCGCGGAATACCAGGAGATACATCACTTGGTGTTTTACAAAGATTAGAGCAAATAATTAAAATAAAACCTTCTGTTGTCATTATTAGTGTAGGATCTAATGATTTAGTAAGACTAGATTCTAACATCAATGATATAGCAAAACGTATTATTGATATTAAACACACATTGGAACGAGAAGTTGAAGATTTATCTGCATATGTGGTATCAATAACACCTGTTCTAAGAGATCATGTAGTAACTAATAAAGCATATATGCAAACTAGAACAAATGAAATGATTAATGCTATTAATAATGAACTAAAAAACTTTATTGAAGTAATTGATGTATCAAGTGCATTAAAAGATGAATCTGGTAGCTTAAAATTAGAATATACAACAGATGGATTGCATTTAACTAATCAAGGATATCAAGTTTATAGTAGAATAATAAGTGAAAGTGTTAAAGAACTAAAATATAAAGGAGATAAGAAAAATGAAGAATGA
- a CDS encoding DegV family protein — protein MKNEFVIVTDSTTDLPQSIANELGLIVLPLKYNIANETYANYLDYREQDVKDFYDLVRKGNLATTSQLVPEEYIEALSPILESGKDVLILSFSSKLSGTYNSARLATIELQEKFPERKIISLDTKSASLGEGFLVYLTAKEKQKGLTIEEAVEFVNKTMLHVAHWFTVDDINHLRRGGRISAVSSFVAKALNIKPVMHTDNEGALIPRQKAVTRKRAIKALFTKMEETALPDQKIVFIGHGDDLEAAKTLEAYIKEKYPKAEVLINTIGPVIGAHTGQGVLALFFLATER, from the coding sequence ATGAAGAATGAGTTTGTAATTGTTACTGATTCAACAACGGATTTACCACAAAGCATTGCTAACGAGTTAGGTTTAATAGTATTGCCTTTGAAATATAATATCGCAAATGAAACATATGCTAACTACTTAGATTATCGTGAGCAAGATGTTAAAGATTTCTATGATTTAGTAAGAAAGGGAAATCTAGCAACAACCTCACAATTAGTTCCTGAAGAATATATTGAAGCATTAAGTCCTATTTTAGAATCAGGTAAGGATGTTTTAATCTTATCGTTTTCTTCTAAACTTAGTGGCACATATAATAGTGCTAGACTTGCAACAATTGAGTTACAAGAAAAGTTCCCAGAAAGAAAGATTATTAGCTTAGATACAAAATCTGCTTCACTCGGTGAAGGTTTCTTAGTATATTTAACAGCTAAAGAAAAACAAAAAGGTTTAACAATTGAAGAAGCAGTTGAATTTGTTAATAAAACAATGCTTCATGTTGCTCATTGGTTTACTGTTGATGATATTAATCATCTAAGAAGAGGTGGAAGAATTTCTGCTGTTTCATCATTTGTTGCTAAAGCGTTAAATATTAAGCCTGTTATGCATACAGATAATGAAGGGGCTTTAATTCCACGTCAAAAAGCAGTAACAAGAAAAAGAGCAATTAAAGCTCTATTTACAAAAATGGAAGAAACTGCCCTACCTGATCAAAAAATTGTTTTTATTGGGCATGGAGATGATTTAGAAGCTGCTAAGACTTTAGAAGCATATATTAAAGAAAAATATCCTAAAGCTGAAGTCTTAATTAATACGATTGGACCAGTAATTGGTGCACATACTGGACAAGGTGTTTTAGCATTATTTTTCCTAGCAACTGAACGTTAA
- a CDS encoding FAD-dependent oxidoreductase, with amino-acid sequence MKVIVIGCTHAGTAAIKNIKKTNSDIEVVVYERNDNISFLSCGIALYVGGVVKDKNGLFYSNPEELRQMGVKTHMKHDILDIDFDAKKVKVKNLETNEEFTDTFDKLVLATGSWPIVPPIEGIKSENVLLSKNFNHANHIIDYAKNVQKIAVIGAGYIGVELAEAFELQGKEVVLIDGEDRIMPKYLDEEFTKHAEKAFTDHGIKLALGQKVKGFETKGNLVTKVVTDKDAFDVDMVIMCIGFRPNATLFKDKLATTPNGALIVNEYMQTSNKDVYACGDCANIIYNPTHESRYIPLATNAVRMGTIAGLNIEKNHVKYIGTQGTSGIQIYDWSISSTGLTEGVAKGMDIDYLTVTVNDNNRPEFMPTYDLAMLKLVFDAKTRKILGGQIISKVDLTEKMNTLSVCIQNEMTVEELAFVDFFFQPHFNKPWGLLNLAGLAALDIK; translated from the coding sequence ATGAAAGTAATAGTTATCGGTTGCACACATGCAGGAACAGCAGCCATTAAAAATATAAAAAAAACTAACTCAGATATTGAAGTTGTTGTTTATGAAAGAAATGATAATATTTCGTTTTTATCATGTGGAATAGCACTTTATGTTGGTGGAGTTGTGAAAGATAAAAACGGATTGTTTTATTCAAATCCTGAAGAATTACGCCAAATGGGTGTGAAAACTCATATGAAACATGATATTTTAGATATTGATTTTGATGCTAAAAAAGTGAAAGTTAAAAACTTAGAAACTAATGAAGAGTTTACTGATACATTTGATAAATTAGTATTAGCAACAGGTTCATGGCCAATTGTTCCACCAATTGAAGGAATTAAAAGTGAAAATGTACTTTTATCTAAAAACTTTAATCATGCAAATCATATTATTGATTATGCAAAAAATGTTCAAAAAATTGCTGTAATTGGTGCTGGATATATTGGGGTTGAACTTGCTGAAGCATTTGAACTACAAGGTAAAGAAGTAGTTTTAATTGATGGTGAAGATCGAATAATGCCAAAATATTTGGATGAAGAGTTCACTAAGCATGCTGAAAAAGCATTTACTGACCATGGAATTAAGCTTGCTTTAGGACAAAAAGTTAAAGGTTTTGAAACAAAAGGCAATTTAGTTACTAAAGTTGTAACAGATAAAGATGCATTTGATGTTGATATGGTAATTATGTGTATTGGTTTTAGACCAAATGCAACTCTATTTAAAGATAAACTTGCAACAACACCAAATGGTGCATTAATTGTTAATGAATATATGCAAACATCAAATAAAGATGTTTATGCATGCGGAGATTGTGCAAATATTATTTATAATCCAACACATGAAAGTAGATATATCCCACTAGCAACAAATGCTGTTAGAATGGGAACAATCGCAGGATTAAATATTGAAAAGAATCATGTTAAGTATATTGGAACACAAGGAACTTCAGGAATTCAAATCTATGATTGGTCAATTTCATCAACTGGATTAACTGAAGGAGTTGCTAAAGGAATGGATATTGATTATTTAACAGTTACTGTTAATGACAATAATCGTCCAGAATTTATGCCAACATATGATTTAGCAATGTTAAAACTAGTTTTTGACGCTAAAACTAGAAAAATACTAGGTGGTCAAATCATCTCAAAAGTTGATTTAACTGAAAAAATGAATACCTTAAGCGTATGTATTCAAAATGAAATGACTGTTGAAGAATTAGCGTTTGTTGACTTTTTCTTCCAACCACATTTTAACAAACCTTGGGGGTTATTAAACCTTGCAGGTTTAGCTGCACTTGATATAAAATAA
- a CDS encoding ABC transporter ATP-binding protein: MEQKVIIELLNVTKQFDEEIIVDNLNLKIYENEFLTLLGPSGCGKTTTLRMIGGFEEANNGQIIIEGKDFSDLPPYARPINTVFQKYALFPHLNVIENVSFGLRNRSIEYLTKFYGLEETSKKELKKTLNELIQKSALEALELVNLKGYENRKINHLSGGQQQRVALARAIVNKPKILLLDEPLAALDLKLRQKMQYELKEMQKKLGMTFIFVTHDQEEAMTMSDRIAVMDKGVIVQLGTPKSIYNEPVNRYVATFIGESNIIPAKYLKKDLVRFLNVDFECMGYTFKNNEKVNVVIRPEDFDVVDLDKAKLTGTVLSTMFKGVHNELIVEVKDVKLKVNTYENYVVGEPIGLKVDPYEIHIMKVETNE; this comes from the coding sequence TTGGAACAGAAAGTTATTATAGAACTTTTAAATGTTACTAAACAATTCGATGAAGAAATAATAGTAGACAATTTAAACTTGAAAATTTATGAAAATGAGTTTTTAACGTTGTTAGGACCATCTGGATGTGGTAAGACAACAACGCTTCGAATGATTGGTGGATTTGAGGAAGCAAATAATGGACAAATCATAATAGAAGGAAAAGATTTTAGTGATTTACCACCATATGCCAGACCAATTAATACTGTCTTTCAAAAATATGCACTATTCCCACATCTAAATGTTATTGAGAATGTTTCATTTGGATTAAGAAACCGCAGCATTGAATATTTAACCAAATTTTACGGATTAGAAGAAACTTCTAAGAAGGAACTTAAAAAAACATTAAATGAATTAATTCAAAAGTCAGCATTAGAAGCTTTAGAACTAGTTAATTTAAAGGGCTATGAAAATAGAAAAATAAATCATTTAAGTGGTGGTCAACAACAAAGGGTTGCCCTTGCAAGAGCAATCGTTAATAAACCTAAAATTCTATTATTAGATGAACCACTTGCAGCACTTGATTTAAAGTTAAGACAAAAAATGCAATATGAATTAAAAGAAATGCAAAAAAAATTAGGAATGACCTTTATCTTTGTTACTCATGATCAAGAAGAAGCAATGACAATGAGTGATCGAATCGCTGTTATGGATAAAGGGGTTATTGTTCAACTTGGAACTCCAAAATCAATTTACAATGAACCAGTAAATAGATATGTTGCAACATTCATTGGCGAATCAAATATTATTCCTGCTAAATATTTAAAAAAAGATTTAGTAAGATTTTTAAATGTTGATTTTGAATGTATGGGATATACTTTCAAAAACAATGAAAAAGTCAATGTTGTTATAAGACCAGAAGATTTTGATGTTGTTGATTTAGATAAAGCTAAATTGACAGGAACAGTTTTATCAACAATGTTTAAGGGAGTTCATAACGAACTAATTGTTGAAGTTAAAGATGTTAAACTAAAAGTGAACACTTATGAAAATTATGTTGTAGGTGAACCAATTGGATTAAAGGTAGATCCATATGAAATACATATTATGAAGGTAGAAACAAATGAATAA
- a CDS encoding ABC transporter permease yields MNKAFRKLSYPYLGWLVVFAIIPIFVMLFLSFTSGEGLSLEGSKLSFNSFNLLIDQATLVAIKNSFLYAGISTLISLVLGYFVAYQLFKSKIKNKLLILTIFILPMWSNLLLRTEALGNMMEHNNIVTSILSRVNINISIGIKGTPLAVIIGLIFTYLPFVILPVYTALEKIEYNLQEASLDLGLTEFQTFWKVIFPLSLKGVITGSILVFLPSLSGFAVPEILGKGNVLFIGNIIEQAFKNMNYSFGSLLSIFIIMLITAALLIVNKVDKEGETLL; encoded by the coding sequence ATGAATAAGGCGTTTCGTAAGCTATCATATCCATATTTAGGATGGCTTGTTGTATTTGCAATTATTCCAATTTTTGTAATGCTTTTCTTAAGTTTTACAAGTGGAGAAGGATTAAGTTTAGAAGGTTCAAAATTATCTTTTAATTCTTTTAACCTTTTAATAGATCAAGCTACACTTGTTGCTATTAAAAATAGTTTTCTATATGCTGGAATATCAACACTAATTTCATTAGTTCTTGGTTATTTCGTTGCATATCAATTATTTAAATCAAAAATTAAAAATAAACTATTAATATTAACAATCTTTATACTTCCAATGTGGTCAAATCTTTTATTAAGAACAGAAGCATTAGGTAATATGATGGAACATAATAATATTGTTACAAGTATTTTATCAAGAGTTAATATTAATATTTCAATTGGAATAAAAGGAACACCACTTGCAGTAATAATTGGTTTAATATTTACATATCTACCTTTTGTTATTTTACCTGTTTATACTGCGTTAGAAAAAATTGAATATAATCTACAAGAAGCATCATTAGATTTAGGATTAACAGAATTTCAAACATTTTGGAAAGTTATTTTCCCACTTTCACTTAAAGGAGTTATCACAGGATCAATTCTTGTTTTCTTACCTTCATTAAGCGGTTTTGCAGTGCCAGAAATACTTGGTAAAGGAAATGTTTTATTTATTGGTAATATCATTGAACAAGCCTTTAAAAATATGAATTATAGTTTTGGTTCATTATTATCAATATTCATTATTATGTTAATTACAGCAGCACTTCTAATTGTTAATAAAGTCGATAAAGAAGGAGAGACATTGTTATGA
- a CDS encoding ABC transporter permease: MNKYPKATLKEYGYKDYKHLKTIYKILSKILLALIILILYASIILIAIQSFNSSTDVNTFKSFTFEWYAKMFSNRSLRSAIFNTITVSIVSTLLAAVLGTFISVGMYSLAKKKRQLMMLFNNIPVLNADIVTGISLMLIFSLLLPLFPYIFGPFTLIVAHLFFTLPYVILSVIPKLKEMDPNLMDASLDLGVKPFKGLMKVIVPSIIPGIFSGMLLAFTMSIDDFVISYYTTGNGFDNLSIWIYGSIGRKSLTPSVYAFSTSLTLVTLSLILVYQFIKARGKRNVKK, from the coding sequence ATGAATAAATATCCAAAAGCAACTCTCAAAGAATATGGTTATAAAGACTATAAACACCTTAAGACTATCTATAAAATATTAAGTAAAATTTTATTAGCATTAATAATTTTGATTCTTTACGCATCAATAATTTTAATTGCTATTCAATCATTTAATTCAAGTACTGATGTTAATACATTTAAATCGTTTACATTTGAATGGTATGCAAAAATGTTTAGTAATCGTTCTCTAAGAAGTGCAATCTTTAATACAATAACAGTAAGTATAGTATCAACATTACTGGCAGCAGTATTAGGAACGTTTATTTCTGTTGGGATGTATTCTCTAGCTAAAAAGAAACGCCAATTAATGATGTTATTTAACAATATTCCAGTTTTAAATGCTGATATTGTAACGGGTATTTCGTTAATGTTAATATTTTCATTATTATTACCATTATTTCCTTACATATTTGGCCCATTCACATTAATTGTTGCTCATTTATTCTTTACACTTCCATATGTAATTTTAAGTGTAATTCCTAAATTAAAAGAAATGGATCCTAATTTAATGGATGCTAGTCTTGATTTAGGTGTAAAACCTTTTAAAGGATTAATGAAAGTTATTGTTCCAAGTATTATCCCAGGAATATTTTCTGGAATGTTATTAGCATTTACAATGAGTATTGATGATTTTGTTATTAGTTACTATACAACTGGTAATGGATTTGATAATCTATCAATTTGGATTTACGGATCAATCGGTAGAAAGAGTTTAACGCCTTCAGTTTATGCATTTTCAACTTCATTAACATTAGTAACACTATCATTGATTTTAGTTTATCAATTTATTAAAGCGAGAGGTAAGAGAAATGTTAAAAAATAA